Proteins encoded together in one Telopea speciosissima isolate NSW1024214 ecotype Mountain lineage chromosome 4, Tspe_v1, whole genome shotgun sequence window:
- the LOC122660282 gene encoding zinc-finger homeodomain protein 5-like: MELRGQQDKQVGMPSSFGYNPLLRESSAKVSSSSIGTAAAGGGGGDERRRDGTGNGIAVLNPSSQTLDHHHELHPHHHQLQLDPDPIPVAIVVGGSTSLAAVAGGSNSARTPPTPKSSVIVRYRECLKNHAATVGGHVVDGCGEFMPSGEEGTSEVLKCAACACHRNFHRKEVEGEPRSSTAAATNSYYCYDSGHKNSYNTRISSPPIPPTHTHPPHHHHHHHHHPQLVPPNQKFHLGLPTSPSMGSIPPPMMMGYGGGCGGAGATESSSEDLNVYKSNGGGISSSQPTPSFALSKKRYRTKFTQHQKDRMLEFAEKLGWKIQKQDELEVQQFCEEVGVKRQVLKVWMHNNKNSMKKKQS; this comes from the coding sequence ATGGAATTAAGAGGTCAACAAGACAAGCAAGTAGGGATGCCAAGCTCCTTCGGTTATAATCCTCTTCTTCGAGAATCATCTGCGAAAGTGTCTTCTTCCTCAataggaacagcagcagcaggaggaggtggaggtgatgaaagaagaagagatgggacTGGGAATGGAATTGCAGTTCTCAACCCATCGTCTCAAACCCTAGATCACCATCACGAGCTACATCCGCATCATCATCAACTACAATTAGACCCAGATCCAATTCCTGTGGCAATCGTTGTTGGTGGTTCAACTAGTTTAGCAGCAGTTGCAGGTGGATCGAACTCAGCAAGAACACCACCAACCCCTAAGAGCTCCGTAATCGTCCGTTATCGGGAATGCCTCAAGAACCACGCAGCGACCGTTGGTGGCCATGTTGTCGATGGTTGCGGCGAATTTATGCCGAGCGGCGAGGAAGGGACTTCGGAGGTCTTAAAATGTGCAGCGTGCGCCTGCCACCGTAACTTCCACCGGAAAGAAGTAGAAGGAGAGCCCAGATCGAGCACCGCCGCGGCCACCAATAGTTATTACTGCTACGACTCAGGTCACAAGAACAGCTATAACACCAGAATCTCTTCACCTCCTATCCCTCCTACTCATACTCATccacctcatcatcatcatcatcatcatcatcatcctcaacTGGTTCCCCCGAACCAGAAATTCCATCTGGGACTGCCCACCAGTCCATCTATGGGTTCCATCCCGCCGCCCATGATGATGGGTTACGGTGGTGGTTGTGGCGGAGCAGGGGCGACGGAGTCATCAAGCGAGGATCTCAATGTTTACAAGTCCAATGGTGGGGGGATTTCTTCTTCGCAGCCAACACCATCGTTCGCCCTTTCGAAGAAGCGGTACCGGACGAAGTTCACGCAGCATCAGAAAGATAGGATGCTTGAGTTCGCTGAGAAGTTGGGATGGAAGATTCAGAAGCAGGATGAGTTGGAGGTTCAGCAGTTTTGTGAAGAGGTTGGTGTGAAGAGACAAGTTCTTAAGGTTTGGATGCACAATAACAAGAATTCCATGAAGAAGAAGCAATCATAA